The following are encoded together in the Peromyscus leucopus breed LL Stock chromosome 1, UCI_PerLeu_2.1, whole genome shotgun sequence genome:
- the Tlcd3b gene encoding ceramide synthase isoform X1, which produces MLTPMVAGGVVFPGLFLLSKNTLQRLPQLRWEEADAVIVSARLVSSVQAIMASTAGYIVSTSCKHIIDDQHWLSSAYTQFAVPYFIYDIYAMFLCHWHKHQVKGHGGEDGTSRALGGTWAVVRGYLHKEFLMVLHHAAMVLVCFPLSVVWRQGKGDFFLGCMLMAEVSTPFVCLGKILIQYKQQHTLLHKVNGALMLLSFLCCRVLLFPYLYWTYGRHAGLPLLSVPLAIPAHVNLGAALLLAPQLYWFFLICRGACRLFRPRGSPPPSPCQTQD; this is translated from the exons ATGCTCACCCCAATGGTGGCTGGGGGGGTGGTGTTCCCCGGACTCTTCCTCCTGTCCAAGAACACGCTCCAGAGGCTGCCCCAGCTGCGCTGGGAGGAGGCCGACGCGGTCATTGTCTCCGCCAG gCTGGTGTCCTCTGTCCAAGCCATCATGGCCTCCACAGCTGGCTACATAGTCTCCACCTCCTGCAAGCACATCATTGATGACCA GCACTGGCTGTCCTCGGCCTACACGCAGTTTGCAGTGCCCTACTTCATCTATGACATCTACGCCATGTTCCTCTGCCACTGGCACAAGCACCAGGTTAAAGGGCACGGAGGGGAAGACGGGACGTCCAGAGCCCTGGGCGGCACCTGGGCCGTGGTGCGTGGCTACCTGCACAAGGAGTTCCTCATGGTACTCCACCATGCGGCCATGGTGCTGGTGTGCTTCCCGCTCTCGGTG GTGTGGCGACAGGGCAAGGGAGATTTCTTTCTAGGCTGCATGTTGATGGCCGAGGTCAGCACTCCCTTCGTCTGCCTGGGCAAGATCCTCATCCAG TACAAGCAGCAGCACACGTTGCTGCACAAGGTGAACGGCGCCCTGATGCTGCTCAGCTTCCTGTGCTGCCGGGTGCTGCTCTTCCCCTACCTGTACTGGACCTACGGGCGCCACGCCGGCCTGCCCCTGCTCTCAGTGCCCCTGGCCATCCCGGCCCACGTCAACCTGGGCGCCGCGCTGCTCCTGGCACCCCAGCTCTACTGGTTCTTCCTCATTTGCCGCGGGGCCTGCCGCCTCTTCCGACCCCGGGGTTCCCCACCACCCTCTCCTTGTCAGACTCAGGACTGA
- the Tlcd3b gene encoding ceramide synthase isoform X2 yields the protein MGDKACCRLVSSVQAIMASTAGYIVSTSCKHIIDDQHWLSSAYTQFAVPYFIYDIYAMFLCHWHKHQVKGHGGEDGTSRALGGTWAVVRGYLHKEFLMVLHHAAMVLVCFPLSVVWRQGKGDFFLGCMLMAEVSTPFVCLGKILIQYKQQHTLLHKVNGALMLLSFLCCRVLLFPYLYWTYGRHAGLPLLSVPLAIPAHVNLGAALLLAPQLYWFFLICRGACRLFRPRGSPPPSPCQTQD from the exons ATGGGAGACAAAGCCTGCTGCAG gCTGGTGTCCTCTGTCCAAGCCATCATGGCCTCCACAGCTGGCTACATAGTCTCCACCTCCTGCAAGCACATCATTGATGACCA GCACTGGCTGTCCTCGGCCTACACGCAGTTTGCAGTGCCCTACTTCATCTATGACATCTACGCCATGTTCCTCTGCCACTGGCACAAGCACCAGGTTAAAGGGCACGGAGGGGAAGACGGGACGTCCAGAGCCCTGGGCGGCACCTGGGCCGTGGTGCGTGGCTACCTGCACAAGGAGTTCCTCATGGTACTCCACCATGCGGCCATGGTGCTGGTGTGCTTCCCGCTCTCGGTG GTGTGGCGACAGGGCAAGGGAGATTTCTTTCTAGGCTGCATGTTGATGGCCGAGGTCAGCACTCCCTTCGTCTGCCTGGGCAAGATCCTCATCCAG TACAAGCAGCAGCACACGTTGCTGCACAAGGTGAACGGCGCCCTGATGCTGCTCAGCTTCCTGTGCTGCCGGGTGCTGCTCTTCCCCTACCTGTACTGGACCTACGGGCGCCACGCCGGCCTGCCCCTGCTCTCAGTGCCCCTGGCCATCCCGGCCCACGTCAACCTGGGCGCCGCGCTGCTCCTGGCACCCCAGCTCTACTGGTTCTTCCTCATTTGCCGCGGGGCCTGCCGCCTCTTCCGACCCCGGGGTTCCCCACCACCCTCTCCTTGTCAGACTCAGGACTGA